A single window of Pseudarthrobacter psychrotolerans DNA harbors:
- a CDS encoding N-acetylglucosamine-6-phosphate deacetylase: MSADRTLPLNADGGLGLRGRLVTGRPSEEMIDDGTVVVAGGRILWCGPTADLPHGLDVEIQQVPLILPGLVDVHCHGALGHTFSADAKGARLAAGHHAVQGTTSVLASLVSAPSHVLLEQIAVLRDLVDEGTLAGLHLEGPFIAKSMCGAQDPAAIIDGDPALLDRWLKAGRGTVRSITLAPETLHFAELVKLCRKYRVVPSLGHTDATAARTREALAGTPDNGPSNAGPDAAGPWSATHLFNRMPPLGHRAPGPIAVLLQAARQSPEKMVVELVADGIHLDPEVIRMVFDLVGPRSIALVTDAMAAAGMPDGLYTLGSLEVIVHDRVARLAPRAEGAQPGAIAGATSRLLENVRRCVGWGIPLADAVTAASSTPARLVGLNQVGAIAGGYRADLLITTEQLELLQVYRAGTSLTQERNDRADSSV; the protein is encoded by the coding sequence ATGTCAGCTGACCGGACGCTTCCCCTGAACGCCGACGGCGGGCTGGGGCTGCGGGGCCGCCTCGTCACCGGCCGCCCCAGCGAAGAAATGATCGACGACGGCACTGTCGTCGTTGCCGGGGGCCGCATCCTGTGGTGCGGCCCCACGGCAGACCTTCCACACGGTCTCGACGTCGAAATCCAGCAGGTGCCACTCATCCTGCCCGGACTCGTGGACGTGCACTGCCACGGCGCCCTGGGGCACACGTTCTCCGCTGATGCGAAGGGAGCGCGCCTGGCAGCGGGTCACCACGCCGTCCAGGGAACGACGTCGGTGCTCGCCTCGCTGGTCTCGGCACCCTCGCACGTACTGCTGGAACAGATCGCGGTGCTGCGGGATTTGGTGGACGAGGGAACCCTGGCCGGCCTGCACCTGGAGGGTCCGTTCATCGCTAAGAGCATGTGCGGAGCCCAGGACCCGGCAGCCATCATCGACGGCGACCCGGCGCTCCTGGACCGGTGGCTCAAGGCGGGACGCGGCACGGTGCGCTCGATCACCCTCGCCCCGGAAACCCTGCACTTTGCCGAACTGGTGAAGCTTTGCCGCAAGTACCGTGTGGTCCCGTCCCTCGGCCACACTGACGCCACTGCCGCCCGGACGCGGGAAGCCCTGGCGGGCACGCCCGACAACGGCCCGAGCAACGCGGGTCCCGATGCCGCAGGTCCGTGGTCGGCGACGCACCTGTTCAACCGGATGCCCCCGCTGGGCCACCGGGCGCCTGGGCCCATCGCGGTCCTGCTGCAGGCGGCCCGGCAGTCCCCGGAAAAGATGGTGGTGGAGCTGGTCGCCGACGGCATACATCTGGACCCGGAGGTCATCCGCATGGTCTTCGACCTGGTGGGCCCGCGATCGATCGCGCTGGTCACGGATGCCATGGCGGCGGCCGGGATGCCGGACGGCCTCTACACCCTGGGCAGCCTGGAAGTGATCGTCCATGACCGTGTTGCCCGGCTGGCCCCAAGAGCGGAAGGTGCGCAGCCCGGGGCGATCGCAGGGGCGACAAGCCGTCTGCTGGAAAACGTGCGCCGCTGCGTCGGGTGGGGCATCCCCCTCGCTGATGCCGTCACGGCGGCGTCCTCGACTCCGGCCAGGCTTGTCGGTCTCAACCAGGTTGGCGCCATCGCCGGAGGTTACCGGGCCGACCTGCTCATCACCACTGAACAACTTGAACTGTTGCAGGTCTACCGTGCCGGCACATCACTAACGCAGGAAAGGAATGACCGTGCAGATAGTTCTGTGTGA
- a CDS encoding PTS transporter subunit EIIC: MTTENPSASAGAAPLAAPASAPAPGKAKGSGKALQNMQRFGRSLMLPIAALPAAALLLRLGQDDLLGRFESLTTVAQVIGAAGGALFENLPLLFAVGISFGFAKKGDGSTALAAVVGYLVLTNVFKVMAPLVLGAAPEGGKDPVINYGVLAGIVMGLTTAWLWQKFHRTTLPDWLGFFAGRRLVPILTSFAAIVIGVAMALIYPFFNTGLTAVGNAVADNTVVGSGVYGTVNRLLIPLGLHHILNSIVWFIIGDYNGAHGDLNRFFAGDPTAGVFMTGFFPIMMFALPAAALAIWHEAKPGQKKIVGGIMLSTGLTAFLTGITEPLEFSFMFVAWPLYLVHAVLTGTSMMLVNALGIHHGFGFSAGAIDYVLNFGIAQNPLWLIPIGLGYAAVYYLVFRFVIRRWNLRTMGREDETDENGSMAKADVS, translated from the coding sequence ATGACCACGGAAAACCCATCAGCATCCGCCGGGGCCGCCCCGCTGGCCGCCCCGGCCTCGGCCCCGGCTCCGGGCAAGGCCAAGGGCAGCGGCAAAGCCCTGCAGAACATGCAGCGCTTCGGGCGCAGCCTCATGCTCCCGATCGCCGCCCTCCCCGCGGCTGCGCTCCTCCTGCGCCTGGGCCAGGACGACCTGCTCGGCCGCTTCGAATCCCTGACCACCGTCGCCCAGGTCATCGGAGCAGCCGGCGGCGCCCTGTTCGAGAACCTGCCGCTGCTCTTCGCCGTCGGCATCTCCTTTGGCTTCGCCAAAAAAGGTGACGGTTCCACGGCACTGGCCGCCGTCGTCGGATATCTGGTCCTGACCAACGTTTTCAAAGTCATGGCACCCCTGGTGCTGGGAGCCGCCCCGGAAGGCGGCAAGGATCCTGTCATCAACTACGGCGTCCTGGCCGGCATTGTGATGGGCCTGACGACGGCGTGGCTGTGGCAGAAGTTCCACCGGACCACACTGCCGGACTGGCTGGGGTTCTTCGCGGGCCGCCGGCTGGTACCCATCCTGACCTCCTTCGCCGCCATCGTGATCGGCGTGGCGATGGCCCTCATTTACCCGTTCTTCAACACGGGACTGACAGCGGTCGGCAATGCCGTCGCGGACAACACGGTGGTCGGCAGCGGAGTCTACGGGACCGTCAACCGGCTGCTCATCCCGCTGGGCCTGCACCACATCCTGAACTCCATCGTCTGGTTCATCATCGGCGACTACAACGGCGCCCACGGCGACCTGAACCGGTTCTTCGCCGGCGACCCCACCGCCGGGGTCTTCATGACCGGATTCTTCCCCATCATGATGTTCGCCCTGCCCGCGGCCGCCCTCGCCATCTGGCACGAAGCCAAGCCTGGCCAGAAGAAGATCGTGGGCGGCATTATGCTCTCCACCGGCCTGACAGCCTTCCTCACCGGGATCACCGAACCGCTGGAATTCTCGTTCATGTTCGTGGCGTGGCCGCTGTACCTCGTCCACGCGGTCCTGACCGGGACGTCCATGATGCTGGTCAACGCCCTCGGCATCCACCACGGGTTCGGGTTCTCCGCCGGAGCCATCGACTACGTCCTGAACTTCGGGATCGCCCAAAATCCGCTGTGGCTGATCCCCATCGGGCTCGGCTACGCCGCCGTCTACTACCTGGTATTCCGCTTCGTGATCCGTCGCTGGAACCTGCGCACCATGGGACGCGAAGATGAAACCGACGAGAACGGCTCAATGGCCAAAGCCGATGTCAGCTGA
- a CDS encoding PTS glucose/sucrose transporter subunit IIB produces the protein MSKAEIILAALGGAENVEEIEGCITRLRTEVVDAARVDEAALKAAGAHGVMMSGTVVQVVVGPEAESLAEDIQDLM, from the coding sequence ATGTCCAAAGCAGAAATCATCCTCGCCGCCCTTGGCGGCGCCGAGAACGTCGAAGAGATCGAAGGGTGCATCACCCGCCTGCGCACCGAAGTGGTGGATGCCGCGCGCGTTGACGAGGCCGCCCTCAAGGCCGCAGGAGCGCACGGCGTGATGATGTCCGGCACGGTGGTTCAGGTGGTCGTGGGGCCGGAAGCCGAAAGCCTCGCCGAAGACATCCAGGACCTGATGTGA
- a CDS encoding PTS glucose transporter subunit IIA, with product MSTEAPARIISVVSPLPGLLIPLSEVPDPVFAKGLVGGGAAVIPDDDAGVLTAVAPLDGRVIKVMPHAYIVQHASGPAVLVHVGIDTVGLKGEGFSVIAKKGDQVRAGDPMITVDVTFVRSKNLSMCSPVVVLDTKPEAVDSPASGGRVEAGGHLFKIPGK from the coding sequence GTGAGCACGGAAGCACCGGCCCGGATCATCAGCGTTGTCTCCCCCCTGCCGGGGCTGCTCATCCCGCTGAGCGAGGTGCCGGACCCCGTGTTCGCCAAGGGGCTTGTGGGCGGCGGGGCCGCCGTCATCCCCGATGACGACGCCGGCGTCCTCACCGCCGTCGCACCGCTGGACGGCCGGGTCATCAAGGTCATGCCGCACGCCTACATCGTCCAGCACGCGTCCGGGCCCGCGGTGCTGGTCCACGTCGGAATTGATACGGTCGGGCTGAAGGGCGAGGGCTTCAGCGTGATCGCGAAAAAAGGCGACCAGGTCCGCGCCGGCGATCCCATGATCACCGTTGATGTCACGTTTGTCCGTTCGAAGAACCTGAGCATGTGCAGCCCCGTGGTGGTGCTGGACACCAAGCCGGAGGCCGTTGACTCCCCGGCCTCCGGCGGCCGCGTGGAAGCTGGTGGGCACCTGTTCAAAATTCCCGGAAAATAG
- a CDS encoding GntR family transcriptional regulator: MDTAGELKHVWVRKQIQDLVAASLRPGDALLGERQLEEQFGVSRITVRRAISDLVQDGALVRIKGKGTFVSHGLVRSTLHLASFNEDMRAAGFEPSTRVITALTAVPPAAAAEHLGLAAGQEAYQVRRLRLANGAPVSVDDSWLPPHLLPGLLSGDLTGSLYGVLAAFGHPVQHVEQTVQAAAALEETAALLDIAPGAPVLLFRRRSFTGPNDPGPPIEYSISTYRSDRYQVSMRLGLG, from the coding sequence ATGGATACGGCAGGGGAACTAAAACACGTCTGGGTCCGCAAGCAGATCCAGGACCTGGTGGCCGCTTCGCTGCGGCCCGGGGACGCGCTGCTTGGAGAGCGCCAGCTTGAGGAGCAGTTCGGCGTCTCCCGCATTACGGTGCGCCGGGCCATCTCGGACCTCGTCCAGGACGGAGCGCTGGTGCGGATCAAGGGCAAAGGAACCTTCGTCTCCCATGGACTGGTGCGCTCCACCCTGCACCTGGCCTCCTTCAACGAGGATATGCGCGCCGCCGGTTTCGAACCCAGTACCCGCGTGATCACCGCGCTGACTGCGGTGCCGCCGGCAGCAGCGGCGGAGCATCTGGGACTTGCCGCAGGGCAGGAGGCGTACCAGGTGCGTAGACTGCGGCTCGCGAACGGGGCTCCCGTGAGCGTGGACGATTCGTGGCTGCCGCCCCATCTACTGCCTGGTCTGCTCTCGGGTGACCTGACGGGATCTCTCTACGGGGTCCTCGCAGCCTTCGGGCACCCCGTGCAGCATGTCGAACAGACCGTTCAGGCCGCCGCGGCATTGGAGGAGACGGCCGCCCTGCTGGACATCGCACCCGGGGCGCCCGTTCTGCTCTTCCGCCGCCGTTCGTTCACCGGACCCAACGATCCAGGCCCGCCTATCGAATACTCCATCTCCACCTACCGCTCAGACCGGTACCAAGTCTCGATGCGCCTCGGGCTCGGGTAA